One window of the Cydia amplana chromosome 26, ilCydAmpl1.1, whole genome shotgun sequence genome contains the following:
- the LOC134660116 gene encoding uncharacterized protein LOC134660116, translated as MLPTTTESELSNIDNDSSEELENDIQFPILEKLSIFKNIVANRDKKKNHSLLAKPQMHPVHDIIHHAERKIEKKDHAKMLDATEVAVTEKKDIPDFKPTLPDVFINKQDIKLPDGYVAVLKKDENDFYEEYYNDENLYDDYMQSNTMTSYLIEKVQDLHDWIVSDPDFEVAGNYSKKIKSGNDFGQLLKALNESLIEGNVSIVMNKLKDIYFGDNYTSTNHSRTIISSNSTDLLSFGILTLDVMLLHNIQLMAWENQEGVRNKMLKDPDVFAFNALFLDPSKVESKQNEIYNTAAFSKRQNVRQESVDEFDVGKNLLENVLEVGMSTARAAIHLGRAYKNTKMVLNQISNRDALNSNIQQQLSRDIDGNTHALNHLSSQQATQTNAQGTYTELDCVWLLYCRNLAATAKLNAPLATMARINGIALRMLTGELPADKALDTMVYEALTGWTELRCNDMFPRCSNVNPATVVLDTILQPMRKSQANRV; from the exons ATGCTACCAACAACTACCGAATCAGAGCTGTCCAACATTGACAACGACAGTTCAGAAGAACTAGAAAATGATATCCAATTCCCGATCTTAGAGAAGCTATCCATATTCAAAAACATAGTTGCGAATAGAGATAAGAAAAAAAACCATAGTCTCCTAGCAAAACCTCAAATGCATCCAGTGCATGATATTATACACCATGCCGAACGAAAGATTGAAAAGAAGGATCACGCAAAAATGCTAGACGCAACAGAAGTTGCAGTCACAGAAAAGAAGGATATACCTGACTTTAAACCTACTCTACCTGATGTTTTCATTAACAAACAAGATATCAAACTTCCGGATGGTTATGTAGCAGTTTTAAAAAAAGACGAAAATGATTTCTACGAAGAATATTACAATGACGAGAATCTATATGACGATTATATGCAAAGCAATACAATGACCAGTTATTTAATAGAAAAAGTTCAAGATCTACACGATTGGATAGTTTCAGATCCTGACTTTGAGGTTGCTGGTAATTATTCAAAGAAAATTAAGTCTGGTAATGATTTTGGACAACTTTTAAAAGCACTGAACGAGAGTTTGATAGAAGGGAATGTAAGCATAGTGATGAATAAACTCAAGGATATATACTTTGGTGATAATTATACTAGTACGAATCATAGTAGGACGATTATTTCGAGCAACAGTACGGATTTACTGTCGTTTGGGATTCTCACGTTGGATGTGATGTTGCTACATAATATTCAGTTGATGGCGTGGGAGAATCAG GAAGGTGTTCGAAACAAGATGCTGAAGGACCCAGACGTGTTTGCGTTCAACGCGCTGTTCCTGGACCCCAGCAAGGTGGAGTCCAAGCAGAATGAGATCTACAACACTGCCGCATTCTC TAAACGCCAGAATGTTCGTCAAGAGAGCGTGGACGAGTTTGACGTCGGCAAGAACCTGCTGGAGAACGTTCTAGAGGTTGGCATGAGCACGGCCCGGGCCGCCATACATCTCGGACGAGCTTACAAGAACACGAA AATGGTCCTCAACCAGATATCGAACCGCGACGCCCTGAACTCCAACATCCAGCAGCAACTTTCTAGAGACATCGATGGCAACACGCATGCGCTAAATCATCTGAGCAGTCAACAG GCAACGCAAACGAACGCTCAGGGCACCTACACAGAGCTAGACTGCGTGTGGCTGCTGTACTGCAGAAACTTGGCGGCTACTGCCAAGCTAAACGCACCTCTTGCCACCATGGCCAGGATAAACGG tatcGCGCTCCGAATGCTGACGGGGGAGCTGCCGGCGGACAAGGCGTTGGACACGATGGTGTACGAAGCGCTCACTGGCTGGACGGAGCTACGTTGTAACGATATGTTTCCAAG GTGCAGCAACGTAAATCCAGCGACCGTTGTATTAGACACCATCTTGCAGCCAATGAGAAAATCGCAAGCCAACAGAGTGTAg